DNA from Microbacterium foliorum:
GGTCAGGCCGAGCCCGAGCGTCACGACGGCGACGAGCGTGGCCAGGCCGATGCCCAGCCAGCGGCTGCCGAGCGCCCGGCGTCGGTCGGCACGGTCGTGCGTGCGGTCATGCGTTCGGTCAGACAAGGACGTTCACCCCGATCCCGATCGCGAAGGCGGCGAACACCACGACGCCGACGATGCCGACGAGCGTGCGGGTGGTGAAGGTGGTGCGCATCAGCGCGAGCATCTTCACGTCGACGAGGGGGCCGACGAGCAGGAAAGCCACGAGGGCACCCGACGAGAAGGTCGAGGCGAAGGAGAGCGCGAAGAACGCGTCGACGTTCGAGCAGATCGCGACCGTCATCGCGAGGGCCATCATCGCGAGGATCGACAGCACCGGGTTCGAGCCGATGGCCAGCAGCACGTCACGCGGGATCAGCACCTGCACGGCGCCGGCGAGCGCCGAGCCGATGATGAGCGCGGGCATCACGGCGCGCAACTCGACGAGGAACTGCGTGAGGCTGCGGCGAACGGGCGTGCCGTGCTCGTGGGTGACGCGCTCGCAGGTGTCGACGAATCGCTGCGTGAGCATGGCGTTCGGGTCGGGGTGGCGGCTGTAGATCCAGCCGATGAGGTTGGCGATCAGGTATCCGCCGATCAGACGGGCGACGAGGATGCCGTCGTCGAAGCCGAACGCCGCGTGCGTGGTGAGGATGACGATCGGGTTCACGATCGGCGCGGCGATGAGGAAGGTCATGGCTTCGGCCGGCGCGAGTCCGCGCATCATGAGCCCGCGCGCGAACGGCACGTTGCCGCATTCGCACACCGGGATGAGCATGCCGAGCAGCGACAGCACCGCACGACGGGCCCAGGCGCGCTTCGGCAGCCAGCGGTGGATGACGTCGGCGGGCAGCCACACCTGCACCACGATCGAGAGCAGCACGCCGAGGACCACGAACGGCAGCGCCTCGATCAGCACGCTCATCGCGAGCGTCAGGCCGTCCTGGGCCCTGGCGGGAAGGCTGGCGGTGAACAGCTCGGGCAGGAACCGGTCCACGAGGAACAGGGCGGCCACGAGGGCCGCGCCGAGTGCGACGCCGACCCACGGCGAGCGCGGCGGCCGGGAGAGCCGTTGCGGGTGCGGGGTGTGGGTGGCGGTCGGGGCGCTCACGCGGTCGCTGCCTCTTCGGCGTCGCGCTTGTTGGTGCAGGAGGCGCAGAGCCCGAAGATGTCGACGACGTGCGCGGCATCCGTGAACCCGTGCAGTGCCGC
Protein-coding regions in this window:
- a CDS encoding permease, whose amino-acid sequence is MSAPTATHTPHPQRLSRPPRSPWVGVALGAALVAALFLVDRFLPELFTASLPARAQDGLTLAMSVLIEALPFVVLGVLLSIVVQVWLPADVIHRWLPKRAWARRAVLSLLGMLIPVCECGNVPFARGLMMRGLAPAEAMTFLIAAPIVNPIVILTTHAAFGFDDGILVARLIGGYLIANLIGWIYSRHPDPNAMLTQRFVDTCERVTHEHGTPVRRSLTQFLVELRAVMPALIIGSALAGAVQVLIPRDVLLAIGSNPVLSILAMMALAMTVAICSNVDAFFALSFASTFSSGALVAFLLVGPLVDVKMLALMRTTFTTRTLVGIVGVVVFAAFAIGIGVNVLV